One Solea senegalensis isolate Sse05_10M linkage group LG3, IFAPA_SoseM_1, whole genome shotgun sequence genomic window carries:
- the LOC122766902 gene encoding G-protein coupled receptor 15-like, producing the protein MVLGLNLVAMNLMFICTVPARFFIPPELQGNETVTLTPNNTYLLDKVTDSCSMFNTIGCPLLLTCMCVERYLAVVKPVLYMRVRKWEYRMAVSLVVWGVTLLFILGTSILTDVGIILTSVPIIIACLFIVMLACLGRMIWSLMQKSPAHTTHANRGPESALKRQAVYNVLVVVVPAVISYLPVLVIIPFEIYFSSNLTPSSLNFCNIFELSSLFPRFGVFIGPMFYFSKARKLC; encoded by the exons ATG GTCCTGGGTTTGAATCTTGTAGCGATGAATCTCATGTTTATATGCACAGTGCCCGCGCGATTCTTTATACCGCCGGAATTGCAAGGAAATGAAACTG tcacactcacacccaaCAATACATATCTACTGGATAAGGTAACAGACAGCTGCAGCATGTTCAACACGATTggctgccccctgctgttgacctgcatgtgtgtggagCGATACCTGGCGGTGGTGAAACCGGTGCTGTACATGAGAGTGAGGAAGTGGGAGTACCGGATGGCTGTGAGTCTTGTGGTGTGGGGAGTCACCTTGCTCTTCATTCTGGGCACAA GTATACTGACAGATGTTGGCATCATCTTGACATCTGTCCCCATCATCATCGCCTGCCTCTTCATCGTAATGCTCGCCTGCCTTGGGAGAATGATCTGGTCGCTGATGCAGAAGAGCCCTGCCCACACCACACATGCAAACCGAGGCCCTGAGTCAGCACTGAAGAGACAGGCCGTGTATAATGTACTGGTTGTGGTTGTGCCTGCAGTCATTTCTTACCTCCCAGTCCTGGTGATAATTCCCTTTGAAATATACTTTTCCTCCAATTTAACTCCATCTTCTTTGAACTTCTGTAACATATTTGAATTATCCAGTTTATTCCCCAGGTTTGGCGTATTCATCGGTCCCATGTTCTATTTCTCCAAGGCGAGAAAATTGTGCTGA